Proteins from one Corynebacterium testudinoris genomic window:
- a CDS encoding MFS transporter, with translation MSTALQRWTFLLVISLGLLMIGVDNSILYTALPELREQLHMNDAQGLWVINAYPLVLAGLLLGTGTLGDRIGHRLMFIVGLVVFGVASLAAAFAPDAWLLVAARAFLGFGAAVMMPATLALIRITFTDERERNTAIGVWGSVAVLGAAAGPVVGGLLLEHFWWGSIFLINVPIVIIALVATVVVAPANMPNPDKHWDAISSLYALFALSGLVMTIKETANPDRKWWLLSAALVIGIAGAIAFTRRQRRLADPLLAFDIFRSRIFSGGVLAAGGAMFAVAGLELLTTQRFQISLDYSPLEAGLLVIAVTVAAFPFSILGGAFLHRVGFIPLITGGFIAVALGVSLAIYFGTADIMPGFVASLALVGAGAGSIMSVSSTAIVGSAPVRRAGMAAGVEEVSYEFGTLLSVAVLGSLLPVLTLSTGSYDTAYFRILVVLAAVAALCAVVTGWCFRGNPKGAGNAH, from the coding sequence GTGAGTACCGCATTACAACGTTGGACATTCCTGCTCGTTATCTCGCTTGGCCTGCTCATGATCGGCGTGGATAACTCAATTCTCTATACCGCTTTGCCGGAGCTGCGCGAGCAACTCCACATGAATGATGCCCAGGGCCTGTGGGTTATCAATGCCTACCCTCTGGTCCTCGCGGGCCTGCTGCTGGGCACCGGCACGCTCGGCGACCGGATCGGGCATCGCCTCATGTTCATCGTCGGCCTCGTCGTCTTCGGCGTCGCCTCCCTCGCCGCCGCCTTCGCTCCCGACGCCTGGCTGCTCGTCGCCGCCCGCGCCTTCCTCGGCTTCGGCGCCGCCGTCATGATGCCCGCCACCCTCGCACTCATCCGCATCACGTTCACCGATGAGCGCGAGCGCAACACCGCCATCGGCGTGTGGGGCTCGGTCGCCGTGCTCGGCGCCGCAGCGGGACCGGTCGTCGGCGGCCTCCTCCTCGAGCACTTCTGGTGGGGCTCCATCTTCCTCATCAACGTCCCCATCGTCATCATCGCGCTCGTGGCCACCGTCGTCGTCGCCCCGGCCAACATGCCGAACCCGGACAAGCACTGGGACGCCATCTCCTCGCTCTATGCCCTCTTCGCCCTGTCAGGCCTGGTCATGACCATCAAGGAGACCGCCAACCCCGACCGCAAGTGGTGGCTACTGTCCGCGGCCCTCGTCATCGGCATCGCCGGCGCCATCGCCTTCACCCGCCGCCAACGCCGCCTCGCCGATCCGCTCCTGGCCTTCGATATCTTCCGCTCCCGGATCTTCTCCGGCGGTGTCCTGGCCGCCGGTGGTGCGATGTTCGCCGTCGCCGGCCTGGAGTTGCTGACCACGCAGCGCTTCCAAATCTCCCTGGACTACTCCCCACTGGAGGCAGGCCTCCTCGTCATCGCCGTCACCGTCGCCGCCTTCCCCTTCTCCATCCTCGGCGGCGCGTTCCTCCACCGCGTTGGCTTCATTCCCCTCATCACCGGCGGGTTCATCGCCGTGGCCCTGGGCGTGAGCCTGGCCATCTACTTCGGCACCGCGGACATCATGCCGGGCTTCGTCGCCTCACTCGCCCTCGTCGGCGCGGGCGCCGGCTCCATCATGTCGGTCTCCTCCACCGCCATCGTCGGTTCCGCCCCGGTTCGCCGCGCGGGCATGGCCGCCGGTGTGGAAGAGGTCTCCTACGAGTTCGGCACCCTGCTCTCGGTCGCAGTCTTGGGCAGCCTCCTGCCGGTGCTCACCCTGTCCACCGGGTCCTACGACACGGCATACTTCCGAATCTTGGTCGTCCTCGCCGCCGTCGCCGCCCTCTGTGCCGTGGTCACCGGCTGGTGCTTCCGCGGCAACCCCAAGGGAGCGGGTAATGCGCACTAG
- a CDS encoding TetR/AcrR family transcriptional regulator, with protein sequence MRTSKRDVIIQGAIGIIEARGVDAVSYESLADASGLSKSGIIYHFPSRLELLRGIIQHFIDTWEAELEEIAGAPASELSDTQRLRAVVQSMGGNAERAELLMCIESRAHDGLPDLWESMESQWMTVAPESELYPFLLMAYGLWAHDHVHHNTLTLEQRTHLVDSILRQIPE encoded by the coding sequence ATGCGCACTAGCAAACGCGACGTCATCATTCAGGGCGCCATCGGCATCATCGAAGCCCGCGGCGTGGACGCGGTCAGCTACGAGTCCCTCGCCGACGCATCCGGCTTGTCCAAATCCGGCATCATCTATCACTTTCCCTCCCGTCTGGAGCTGCTACGCGGGATCATCCAGCACTTCATTGACACCTGGGAGGCTGAGTTGGAGGAGATCGCCGGGGCACCGGCCTCCGAGCTCAGCGATACCCAGCGCCTTCGGGCCGTTGTGCAGAGCATGGGTGGTAACGCCGAACGCGCCGAACTGCTCATGTGCATCGAGTCCCGCGCCCACGACGGCCTGCCTGACCTGTGGGAAAGCATGGAAAGCCAGTGGATGACGGTCGCCCCGGAAAGCGAACTGTATCCGTTCCTCCTCATGGCCTATGGCCTGTGGGCGCATGATCACGTCCATCACAACACTCTGACGCTTGAGCAACGAACTCATCTCGTGGACTCGATCCTGCGCCAAATCCCGGAGTAG
- a CDS encoding MFS transporter: MNHVRTDRVTVTSWAFWDWGSAAFNAVLVTFIFAVYLTDSVGTTIDSAFTPTQLYGWAMAVAGVLIAVVAPVMGQRSDIRGTRRRSLAVWTFVTVALMASLFAVRNDAPIYFWLGLLIMAVASVVFEFAEVNYFAQLNQISTPETVGRVSGFGWGMGYAGGIVLLLTCYIGFIAGDGGLFHIPTDGGLNVRLVAVFAAIWFGVFAIPVLLRVPEIPPSGAPETRGVLNAYRRLFSTIRDLWHVDRNAVFFLVSSAVFRDGLAGVFTFGAILAVTVYGLSPGDVLLFGVAANVAAAIGAMLGGWLDDKIGPKPIILASLALMIGASAVLYFVDGPRMFWIFGLALCLFVGPAQSAARSFLSRVAPLGTEGQLFGLYVTTGRAVSWLSPALFGLFVSLGGGSDRVGILGIGLVLLVGALLLLPVADPTRRARPVLPAA; encoded by the coding sequence ATGAACCACGTTCGCACCGACCGGGTGACGGTTACTTCCTGGGCATTCTGGGACTGGGGTTCGGCTGCGTTCAATGCCGTCCTGGTCACCTTCATCTTCGCCGTCTACCTCACCGATTCGGTGGGAACGACGATCGATTCCGCCTTCACCCCCACCCAGCTGTACGGCTGGGCGATGGCCGTGGCGGGCGTGCTCATTGCGGTTGTTGCCCCCGTCATGGGTCAGCGTTCCGATATCCGTGGCACCCGCCGCCGCTCCCTCGCGGTGTGGACATTCGTCACCGTCGCGCTCATGGCTTCGCTGTTCGCCGTACGTAATGATGCCCCGATCTACTTCTGGCTCGGCCTGCTCATCATGGCGGTCGCTTCGGTGGTTTTCGAGTTCGCCGAAGTGAACTATTTCGCGCAGCTCAACCAGATCTCCACGCCCGAAACCGTCGGCCGGGTCTCTGGTTTCGGCTGGGGCATGGGCTACGCCGGCGGCATCGTACTACTGCTGACCTGCTACATCGGCTTCATCGCCGGGGATGGCGGCCTGTTCCACATCCCCACCGACGGCGGCCTCAACGTCCGCTTGGTGGCGGTCTTCGCCGCCATCTGGTTCGGCGTTTTCGCCATTCCGGTCCTCCTCCGCGTCCCCGAGATCCCGCCCTCCGGCGCGCCCGAAACCCGCGGCGTCCTCAATGCTTATCGACGTCTCTTCAGCACCATCCGCGACCTCTGGCACGTTGACCGCAATGCGGTCTTCTTCCTCGTCTCCTCCGCCGTCTTCCGCGACGGATTAGCTGGCGTGTTCACCTTCGGCGCCATCCTCGCCGTCACCGTCTACGGGCTCTCCCCCGGCGACGTCCTCCTCTTCGGCGTCGCAGCCAACGTCGCCGCCGCCATCGGCGCGATGCTCGGCGGCTGGCTCGATGACAAGATCGGCCCCAAGCCCATCATTCTCGCCTCTTTGGCCCTCATGATCGGTGCCTCCGCCGTGCTCTACTTCGTCGACGGCCCCCGCATGTTCTGGATCTTTGGCCTGGCCCTGTGCCTGTTCGTCGGCCCCGCCCAATCAGCCGCCCGCTCATTCCTCTCCCGCGTCGCCCCCTTGGGCACCGAGGGCCAACTCTTCGGCCTCTACGTCACCACCGGGCGCGCGGTGTCCTGGCTCTCCCCCGCCCTGTTCGGGCTCTTCGTTTCCCTCGGCGGGGGCAGCGACCGGGTGGGCATCCTCGGCATCGGACTCGTGCTCCTCGTCGGAGCACTCCTTCTGCTACCGGTGGCGGACCCTACACGTCGCGCGCGACCAGTTCTTCCAGCGGCGTAG
- a CDS encoding diaminopimelate dehydrogenase produces MADIRIAIVGYGNLGKSVEKLVKAQPDMSVAGVFSRRQSLDTDAQVWPVADFRKYVDEFDVAVLCLGSATDIPEQAPEFIRYANTVDTYDNHRDVPRHRAQMNEIARENGTVAIVSTGWDPGMFSLNRTMASAILPGAAQHTFWGPGLSQGHSDALRRIAGVHKAVQYTIPSPEALAAARRGEAGELTGKQAHLRRCFVVADEADRERIEHEIRTMPDYFVGYEVEVNFIDEATFDAEHTGMPHGGHVITAGDTGGFTETIEYTLELDRNPDFTAAVALAYSRAAHRLKEAGQSGAFTVLEVAPYLISPTPLEELVARDV; encoded by the coding sequence ATGGCAGATATCAGGATCGCGATTGTTGGGTATGGCAACCTGGGCAAATCGGTGGAGAAGCTCGTGAAGGCGCAGCCGGATATGAGTGTCGCGGGGGTGTTTTCGAGGCGTCAGTCGTTGGATACGGACGCACAGGTGTGGCCGGTCGCGGACTTCCGCAAGTACGTCGATGAGTTTGATGTCGCGGTGTTGTGTCTGGGTTCGGCGACGGATATCCCGGAGCAGGCGCCGGAGTTCATTCGTTACGCGAATACGGTGGATACCTACGATAATCACCGTGATGTGCCGCGGCACCGGGCGCAGATGAATGAGATTGCGCGGGAGAATGGCACTGTCGCGATTGTGTCTACGGGTTGGGATCCGGGGATGTTTTCGCTCAATCGCACGATGGCGTCGGCGATTTTGCCGGGGGCGGCGCAGCACACGTTTTGGGGTCCGGGGTTGTCGCAGGGTCATTCGGATGCTTTACGACGCATCGCTGGTGTCCACAAGGCAGTTCAGTACACCATTCCTTCTCCCGAGGCCCTCGCCGCTGCGCGGCGGGGCGAGGCAGGAGAGTTGACGGGTAAACAGGCACACTTGCGGCGTTGCTTTGTTGTGGCGGATGAGGCGGATCGGGAGCGGATTGAGCATGAGATTCGCACGATGCCGGATTATTTCGTGGGCTATGAGGTCGAGGTGAACTTCATCGATGAGGCGACCTTCGACGCCGAGCACACTGGCATGCCGCATGGCGGGCACGTTATTACCGCCGGTGATACGGGTGGGTTTACGGAGACGATCGAGTACACGTTGGAGCTGGATCGGAACCCGGATTTCACGGCGGCGGTGGCCCTCGCGTATTCGCGGGCCGCGCACCGGTTGAAGGAGGCTGGCCAGTCGGGTGCGTTCACGGTTCTTGAGGTGGCGCCCTACCTCATTTCGCCTACGCCGCTGGAAGAACTGGTCGCGCGCGACGTGTAG
- the thrE gene encoding threonine/serine exporter ThrE, translating into MSTLTEKFASFLTGSGRIATIDAAKAAPPPSPLAPIDLTDHTQVAAVMDLAARIGDILLSSGTSNSDTKAQIHAVTSAYGLHYCHVDITMNTITIFTTIGQNRKTPVNVFRVVRKMTMDFSKLSEVDRLIRSIQAGATPPEVAERILDELAAAPAQYGTWTSIMGWGLMGGAVAVMLGGGWLVAATAFGTSSLIMAMNTWLGRKQLPTFFQNVFGGIVATLPAAVIYSLAAELGVRITPSQIIASGIIVLLAGLTLVQSLQDGITGAPVTASARFFETMLFTGAIVAGVGIGISLTAMMGISLPPLETSPPPNFTSSSVRVFSGAVAAAGFAIACFAEWSSVVISALTALAGSAFYYFALLPFGVGPVVAASVAAVVIGLAGGLLARRFLIPPLITAIAGITPFLPGLAVYRGMYASMHEQMLVGFTNIALALAIACGLAAGVVLGEWVARRLRRPPTLNLYRYFRQSRRLTFQQIDRRKRKIPRS; encoded by the coding sequence GTGTCCACGTTGACTGAGAAGTTCGCGTCTTTCCTCACCGGTTCGGGCCGGATCGCGACAATCGACGCCGCTAAGGCTGCCCCGCCGCCCTCCCCGCTGGCTCCTATTGATCTGACTGACCACACGCAGGTGGCGGCGGTGATGGATTTGGCGGCGCGGATCGGCGATATTTTGCTGTCGTCGGGGACGTCGAATTCGGATACGAAGGCGCAGATTCATGCGGTGACGTCGGCGTATGGTCTGCATTATTGCCATGTGGATATCACGATGAACACGATCACGATCTTCACCACTATTGGGCAGAATCGGAAGACTCCGGTGAATGTGTTCCGGGTGGTGCGGAAGATGACGATGGATTTTTCCAAGTTGTCGGAAGTGGACCGGTTGATTCGTTCGATCCAGGCGGGTGCCACGCCGCCGGAGGTGGCGGAGCGGATTCTCGATGAGTTGGCTGCTGCTCCTGCCCAGTATGGGACGTGGACGTCCATCATGGGGTGGGGGTTGATGGGTGGTGCGGTCGCTGTCATGCTCGGCGGTGGTTGGTTGGTGGCGGCGACGGCGTTTGGTACGTCGAGCCTCATCATGGCGATGAATACGTGGCTGGGCCGGAAGCAGTTGCCGACGTTTTTTCAGAATGTGTTTGGCGGGATCGTCGCTACGCTGCCGGCGGCTGTGATCTATTCGTTGGCGGCTGAGCTGGGTGTGCGGATTACGCCGTCGCAGATCATCGCGTCGGGCATCATTGTTTTGTTGGCAGGTTTGACCTTGGTGCAGTCGTTGCAGGATGGGATTACGGGGGCGCCGGTGACGGCGTCGGCACGCTTTTTTGAGACGATGTTGTTTACGGGGGCGATCGTCGCTGGGGTGGGTATTGGTATTTCGTTGACGGCGATGATGGGGATTTCTCTGCCGCCGCTGGAGACGAGCCCTCCGCCGAACTTCACGTCGAGTTCGGTGCGCGTGTTTTCCGGTGCGGTGGCGGCTGCCGGGTTTGCCATTGCGTGTTTCGCGGAGTGGTCCTCGGTGGTGATCTCCGCGCTGACGGCGCTGGCTGGTAGCGCTTTCTACTATTTCGCGTTGTTGCCCTTTGGCGTTGGTCCGGTTGTCGCGGCTTCGGTTGCGGCGGTCGTCATTGGCCTCGCCGGTGGTCTGCTGGCCCGTCGTTTCCTTATTCCACCGCTTATCACGGCCATCGCGGGCATCACGCCCTTCCTTCCGGGCCTGGCAGTGTATCGGGGCATGTACGCGTCGATGCATGAGCAGATGCTCGTGGGCTTCACCAATATCGCGCTCGCGCTGGCTATTGCTTGTGGCCTGGCGGCGGGCGTGGTCCTCGGCGAGTGGGTGGCCCGTCGCTTGCGCCGCCCGCCGACGTTGAATCTTTATCGTTACTTCCGGCAGAGCCGCCGGCTGACGTTCCAGCAAATTGATCGCCGGAAGAGGAAAATTCCTCGCTCGTGA
- a CDS encoding alpha,alpha-trehalose-phosphate synthase (UDP-forming): protein MSGDNSFVVVANRLPVDLHTSPDGTRTWAPSPGGLVAALSPVLERHEGCWVGWPGVADEAPEPFRTDGGVLLHPVRLSSADFEGFYEGFSNATLWPLYHDLIVTPIYHRDWWDIYRDVNLRFATEVAEVAAEGATVWVQDYQLQLLPGILRQMRPDLRIGFFLHIPFPGADLFRQLPWRDETIRGLLGADLIGFHLESGANNFLDLARRAGHEVSGSASTRLIDAHVHTDGRRVGVGAFPISIDPTSLGEGVEGSVEALRASLGNPRTVLLGVDRLDYTKGILQRLLAFEELLESGALDPDEVVFLQIATPSRERIAQYRQARSRVEEAVGRINGRFGSMGHPVVHYLHQSLPKAELRTYYEAADIMLVTPFKDGMNLVAKEYVACHGDGSGALVLSEFAGAAIELPQANLCNPFDVESIKRAIATAATGLSTTPEVHRERMLAMHAQVMEHDVDVWAGSFLDALAKVES from the coding sequence ATGAGCGGTGACAACAGCTTCGTGGTGGTGGCCAATCGCCTTCCGGTTGATCTGCACACCTCCCCCGACGGCACCCGCACGTGGGCTCCGAGTCCGGGTGGGTTGGTCGCCGCGCTGTCGCCTGTCTTGGAGCGCCACGAGGGGTGCTGGGTTGGGTGGCCGGGGGTCGCTGATGAGGCGCCTGAGCCCTTCCGCACTGATGGTGGGGTGCTCCTCCATCCGGTGAGGTTGTCGTCGGCGGATTTTGAGGGCTTCTACGAGGGGTTTTCTAACGCCACGCTCTGGCCGCTCTATCACGATCTCATTGTCACCCCCATTTATCATCGCGATTGGTGGGACATCTACCGCGACGTCAACCTGCGTTTTGCTACGGAGGTGGCGGAGGTCGCCGCGGAGGGTGCGACGGTGTGGGTGCAGGATTATCAGCTGCAGTTGCTGCCCGGAATTTTGCGCCAGATGCGCCCTGACCTGCGCATTGGTTTCTTCCTGCATATCCCCTTCCCCGGCGCTGATCTGTTTCGTCAGCTGCCGTGGCGCGATGAGACGATCCGTGGGTTGCTTGGCGCGGATCTCATCGGTTTCCACCTCGAGTCCGGTGCCAACAACTTTCTCGATCTTGCTCGTCGTGCGGGCCACGAGGTGAGTGGTTCAGCCTCCACCAGGCTTATCGACGCCCACGTGCATACCGATGGCCGCCGCGTCGGCGTCGGTGCGTTCCCCATCTCCATCGACCCCACCTCGTTGGGCGAGGGGGTGGAAGGCAGCGTCGAGGCCCTGCGGGCCTCGTTGGGCAATCCGCGGACGGTGCTGCTCGGTGTGGATCGGCTCGATTACACCAAGGGCATCTTGCAGCGCCTCCTCGCGTTTGAGGAGTTGTTGGAATCCGGGGCGCTGGACCCGGATGAGGTGGTTTTCTTACAAATTGCGACGCCGTCGCGCGAGCGCATCGCGCAGTATCGCCAGGCTCGCTCCCGGGTGGAGGAAGCCGTGGGCCGCATCAATGGCCGCTTCGGTTCCATGGGCCATCCGGTGGTCCACTACCTGCACCAATCACTGCCCAAGGCGGAGCTGCGCACCTACTATGAGGCGGCGGACATCATGCTGGTCACCCCATTTAAAGACGGCATGAACCTGGTGGCCAAGGAGTACGTAGCCTGCCACGGCGATGGGTCGGGAGCACTGGTGCTGTCGGAGTTTGCTGGAGCGGCCATCGAACTTCCCCAGGCCAACCTGTGCAACCCTTTCGATGTGGAATCCATTAAGCGGGCGATCGCAACAGCGGCCACGGGATTGAGCACGACCCCGGAGGTGCACCGGGAGCGGATGCTGGCCATGCACGCCCAGGTGATGGAGCACGATGTCGATGTGTGGGCGGGGTCCTTCCTCGACGCCCTGGCTAAGGTGGAGTCATGA
- the otsB gene encoding trehalose-phosphatase yields MSASLHDLATADSLLVVSDFDGTIAGFSTDAYDVPVNPEAVIALQELAALPNTHVAVLSGRHLEGLHKVCHLQPPVMFSGSHGAESDVDGVELTEEMAAKLSDIEDRLAPLIAAQPLAFVEAKPFQRVLHVAKLATSDDAAAKQLLARAVALDHAGMSMIVGKNIVEFSVANVNKGTWIAATIERLQPSRALFLGDDTTDEDGFLALRPQDLGVKVGEGETAATMRIADTAAVGKLFSELLEQRRLSLD; encoded by the coding sequence ATGAGCGCCTCCCTCCACGACCTCGCCACCGCCGATAGCCTCCTCGTTGTCAGTGATTTCGATGGGACTATCGCCGGATTTTCCACCGACGCTTATGACGTCCCCGTCAACCCCGAGGCGGTGATCGCCCTGCAGGAGCTCGCCGCGCTGCCCAACACGCACGTCGCGGTGTTGTCGGGCCGGCACCTCGAGGGGTTGCATAAGGTGTGTCACCTGCAGCCGCCGGTGATGTTTTCCGGGTCGCACGGCGCGGAATCGGACGTTGATGGGGTGGAGTTGACGGAGGAGATGGCGGCTAAGCTCTCCGACATCGAGGATCGTTTGGCCCCGCTCATCGCTGCGCAGCCGCTCGCGTTCGTGGAGGCCAAGCCGTTCCAGCGGGTGCTCCACGTGGCTAAGTTGGCCACCTCCGATGATGCGGCGGCGAAGCAGTTGCTGGCCCGGGCCGTGGCGTTGGATCACGCGGGGATGTCCATGATTGTGGGCAAGAACATCGTGGAGTTCTCCGTCGCCAACGTCAACAAGGGCACGTGGATCGCCGCGACGATCGAGCGCCTGCAACCCAGCCGCGCCCTGTTTCTCGGCGATGACACCACGGACGAGGATGGCTTCCTCGCCCTGCGCCCACAGGACTTAGGCGTGAAAGTCGGTGAGGGGGAGACTGCCGCGACGATGCGGATTGCGGATACCGCGGCCGTCGGCAAGCTCTTTAGCGAGCTGCTGGAGCAGCGACGGTTGAGCCTGGATTAA
- a CDS encoding LacI family DNA-binding transcriptional regulator — MLKRGRTVGTLASLAAELGVSRTTVSNAYNHPDQLSKDLRERILAAAEARGYPGPDPMARSLRTRRVGAIGVLLTEHLSYAFEDQASVDFLAGMAEATYGTDSALTLIPVGPESGEDQASASALVGRSVVDGFVVYSVAKDDVHLSAARARHLPVVVCDQPTDTDLPFVGIDDHAAIQPAARALIDAGHTKIGVLCIRLHRVRLDGPVSPEQLTSADMHVQRSRVQGALEQFAAAGITEVPVVTRHINDREHCLDAARELLETHPELTAVLCTTDSMAIGVLNYAEQQGLSVPEDLSVTGFDGVRFALWRDLTTVIQPNRDKGAAAGRILQELIDAPQDHIAPRHILETTFNPGSTVAAPAAR; from the coding sequence ATGCTTAAACGTGGGCGGACAGTGGGGACTCTCGCGTCGTTGGCAGCGGAGTTGGGGGTGTCGCGGACGACGGTGTCCAACGCCTACAACCATCCTGACCAGCTGTCGAAGGATTTGCGGGAACGGATCCTCGCGGCGGCGGAGGCGCGCGGCTATCCCGGCCCGGACCCCATGGCGCGTTCCTTGCGCACGCGGCGGGTCGGTGCCATCGGCGTGCTGCTCACGGAGCATTTGTCTTATGCCTTTGAGGATCAGGCGTCGGTGGATTTCCTCGCGGGCATGGCGGAGGCGACGTATGGCACGGATTCTGCCTTGACGCTCATTCCGGTTGGTCCGGAATCGGGCGAGGATCAGGCGTCGGCGTCGGCGCTGGTGGGGCGCTCGGTGGTGGATGGGTTCGTGGTGTATTCGGTGGCGAAGGATGATGTGCATTTGTCGGCGGCCCGTGCTCGGCATCTGCCGGTGGTGGTGTGCGATCAGCCGACGGATACGGATCTGCCGTTCGTGGGCATCGATGATCATGCGGCGATTCAGCCCGCCGCCCGCGCGCTCATCGACGCCGGGCATACCAAGATCGGGGTGCTGTGCATCCGCCTGCATCGGGTGCGTCTCGATGGCCCCGTCTCCCCGGAGCAGCTCACCTCCGCCGACATGCACGTCCAGCGCAGCCGCGTGCAGGGGGCGTTGGAGCAGTTCGCCGCCGCGGGCATCACGGAGGTCCCCGTGGTCACCCGCCACATCAACGATCGGGAGCACTGCCTCGATGCGGCCCGTGAGCTGCTAGAAACCCACCCGGAGCTCACCGCCGTGCTGTGCACGACTGACTCGATGGCCATCGGCGTGCTCAATTACGCCGAGCAGCAGGGCCTGAGCGTGCCTGAGGATCTGTCGGTCACTGGGTTCGATGGCGTGCGGTTCGCGCTGTGGCGCGACCTCACCACGGTCATCCAGCCGAACCGGGACAAGGGGGCTGCGGCGGGCCGCATCCTCCAAGAGCTTATCGACGCCCCCCAGGATCACATCGCCCCCCGGCACATCCTGGAGACGACGTTTAATCCAGGCTCAACCGTCGCTGCTCCAGCAGCTCGCTAA
- a CDS encoding alpha/beta hydrolase family esterase — protein sequence MKEPEPYSSERVKLRHGGRERTFVMVTPRVLPANPRLLFYFHGSLQNGNVARNFTGRTFDAIAARTGTVLIYPDGVERHFNDARLLLGERTRELSIDDVGFTRALVSWAVTHRGIDPAQVFACGFSNGGQMVIRLLFDAPGLLTRAATFAATLPAPNNLLDGLGTPEPTPYLAIHGTADAIVHYEGGVAGLDHEHLRGELLSAQDSAASFATVNGLGAGDHARRVLDGVSIDTWARDGKPGVELWSVEGMGHVVPAPKVIHSTVIGPGTDAIVAADVLAQFFGWD from the coding sequence GTGAAGGAACCGGAACCGTACTCCTCCGAGCGCGTGAAGCTACGCCACGGCGGCCGCGAACGCACCTTCGTTATGGTCACTCCACGAGTGCTCCCGGCGAATCCGCGCCTGCTGTTCTACTTCCATGGGTCACTGCAAAACGGCAACGTGGCCCGCAATTTCACCGGCCGCACCTTCGACGCGATTGCCGCCCGCACCGGGACGGTGTTGATCTACCCGGATGGGGTGGAACGCCACTTCAATGATGCCCGCTTGCTGTTGGGCGAGCGCACCCGCGAGCTCAGCATCGACGATGTTGGCTTCACTCGCGCGCTGGTCTCCTGGGCCGTCACCCACCGCGGCATCGACCCCGCGCAGGTCTTCGCCTGCGGGTTCTCTAACGGTGGTCAGATGGTCATTCGTTTGCTTTTCGACGCCCCCGGCCTCCTCACCCGGGCTGCCACCTTCGCAGCCACCCTGCCCGCGCCGAACAATCTGCTCGATGGCTTGGGCACGCCGGAACCGACGCCCTACCTGGCGATTCATGGCACCGCGGACGCCATTGTCCACTACGAAGGCGGGGTCGCTGGCCTGGATCATGAGCACCTGCGCGGGGAGTTGCTCTCGGCGCAGGATTCGGCCGCCTCCTTTGCCACGGTCAATGGCCTGGGTGCAGGAGACCATGCGCGCAGGGTGCTCGATGGGGTATCCATCGATACCTGGGCCCGCGACGGCAAGCCGGGCGTGGAGTTGTGGAGCGTGGAGGGAATGGGGCACGTCGTGCCGGCGCCGAAGGTGATCCACTCCACGGTGATTGGGCCGGGGACGGACGCCATCGTCGCCGCGGACGTCCTCGCCCAGTTCTTCGGCTGGGACTAA
- the rlmB gene encoding 23S rRNA (guanosine(2251)-2'-O)-methyltransferase RlmB produces the protein MAKQGRPGARKTNKKGAVKGSGGQIRRGLKGKGPTPRAEDREYHAAHKRKKLAERRAQGRHVKEETNELVVGRNPVIECLHARVPASALFVAEGTGADDRLSEAATLAASRGIPIIEVPRFELDKMTGNGMHQGIGLQIPPYKYTDVHTLIADAAREVEPGMFVVLDNITDPRNLGAVIRSVAAFGGHGVVIPERRAAGVTAVTWRTSAGTAARLPVARETNLTRVLKQFKDNGYQVVGLDAGGDFTLDTYDGGTDPVVIVVGSEGKGISRLVRENCDVIMSIPMEGWVNSLNASVAAGVVLSEFARQRRASN, from the coding sequence ATGGCTAAGCAGGGACGACCCGGGGCACGCAAGACCAACAAAAAGGGTGCCGTCAAGGGATCCGGCGGGCAGATCCGCCGCGGGCTCAAGGGCAAGGGGCCGACGCCGCGCGCGGAGGACCGCGAGTACCACGCCGCGCATAAGCGCAAGAAGCTGGCCGAGCGCCGCGCTCAGGGACGCCACGTCAAGGAAGAAACCAACGAGCTCGTCGTGGGCCGCAACCCGGTCATCGAATGCCTGCACGCTCGCGTCCCCGCCTCGGCGCTGTTCGTTGCAGAAGGCACCGGCGCCGACGATCGCCTCTCCGAAGCTGCGACGCTGGCCGCCTCGCGCGGCATCCCGATCATCGAGGTCCCGCGCTTCGAGCTGGACAAGATGACCGGCAACGGCATGCACCAGGGGATTGGCCTGCAAATTCCCCCGTACAAGTACACCGACGTGCACACCCTCATCGCCGACGCCGCCCGCGAGGTGGAGCCCGGCATGTTCGTCGTGCTGGACAACATCACCGACCCCCGCAACCTCGGCGCCGTCATCCGCTCCGTCGCTGCCTTCGGGGGCCACGGCGTGGTCATCCCCGAGCGTCGTGCCGCTGGCGTGACCGCCGTGACCTGGCGCACCTCCGCCGGAACCGCCGCTCGCCTGCCCGTCGCCCGGGAAACCAACCTCACCCGCGTGCTCAAGCAGTTCAAGGACAACGGGTACCAGGTCGTTGGCCTCGACGCCGGTGGGGATTTCACCCTGGACACCTACGACGGCGGAACCGACCCCGTGGTCATCGTCGTCGGCTCGGAGGGCAAGGGCATCTCCCGCCTCGTCCGCGAGAACTGCGACGTCATCATGTCCATCCCCATGGAGGGCTGGGTGAACTCCCTCAACGCTTCCGTCGCGGCGGGCGTGGTGCTCAGCGAGTTCGCCCGCCAGCGGAGGGCAAGCAACTAG